From Phycodurus eques isolate BA_2022a chromosome 1, UOR_Pequ_1.1, whole genome shotgun sequence, one genomic window encodes:
- the LOC133406961 gene encoding uncharacterized protein LOC133406961 isoform X1, whose protein sequence is MAKRKKRKSQVCSVTNRLKMKLLFVVVLLLDIPGSSGLQTVEESGNISLRLDFPPLYSGHVKSCCKVYPSGCQTLLDSTGYTADFLRGRVSVTETNSWIEFKVARVRTGDRGYYRCVLLGTPVYIYADHRFRVSGTLADHGERSRVSLLTRTQSPEWTGTEVPQGHSDPPNRTLRTLWTCGAIAVIALSVIVVIVFASVKGALCFTVKNKSKHLGKLGYYYHYLLMDGTLRCEADVLTAQPPCSPAPPVLVRVTFTPISIQNDLWILQSSCLYETIHSFFVLDKSGKTESAKQEATVGETSGVIYTTVDFRSKSIRAPHAGEAEYCTLAIHQ, encoded by the exons atggccaaaagaaaaaagaggaaaagtcaAGTGTGTTCCGTTACTAACAGACTTAAAATGAAGCTGCTGTTTGTTGTCGTTCTCTTATTAG ATATTCCTGGATCGAGCGGCCTGCAGACGGTGGAGGAGTCTGGCAACATTTCCCTGAGACTTGACTTCCCGCCGCTATACAGCGGTCACGTCAAGTCATGCTGCAAGGTGTACCCAAGCGGGTGTCAAACCCTCCTGGACAGCACGGGCTACACCGCCGACTTCCTGAGAGGAAGGGTGAGCGTCACAGAGACAAACAGCTGGATTGAGTTCAAAGTGGCTCGGGTACGGACGGGAGACAGAGGCTACTACAGATGTGTGCTGCTGGGCACTCCCGTCTACATTTATGCTGATCATCGGTTTCGTGTTTCTG GAACCTTAGCTGACCACGGCGAGCGGTCCCGGGTCTCACTGTTGACAAGAACCCAGAGCCCGGAGTGGACTGGAACTGAAGTGCCACAGGGGCACAGTGACCCTCCCAA TAGAACGCTACGGACTCTTTGGACATGTGGCGCCATCGCCGTCATCGCATTGAGTGTCATCGTCGTCATTGTTTTTGCCTCAGTCAAAGGAGCACTTTGCTTCACGGTCAAGAACAAATCTAAACACTTGGGTAAGCttggttattattatcattatttattaatgGACGGAACTCTtcgctgtgaggcagacgtgctaaccgctcAGCCACCTTGCTCCCCAGCACCACCtgtcctcgttagggtcacATTTACACCAATCAGCATTCAAAATGATTTGTGGATTTTGCAGTCTTCCTGCCTTTAtgaaaccattcattcatttttcgtTCTAGACAAGAGTGGAAAAACGGAATCAGCCAAACAAGAGGCCACAGTAGGG GAGACGTCTGGCGTCATCTACACGACAGTAGATTTCCGAAGCAAGTCTATAAGAGCGCCTCACGCTGGTGAGGCGGAGTACTGCACCCTAGCCATCCACCAGTGA
- the prok1 gene encoding prokineticin-1: MSFFQAVLLSFLLVSVSWSRAAVITGACERDMQCGSGLCCAVSLWLRGLRMCVPRGTEGDQCHPLSHKVPYPGKRQHHTCPCLPHLVCTRYAGSKYRCTDDYKNIDFQ; the protein is encoded by the exons ATGAGCTTCTTCCAAGCGGTGCTGCTGTCCTTTCTTCTCGTGTCTGTGAGCTGGTCCAGAGCAGCGGTCATCACAGGA GCTTGCGAACGAGACATGCAGTGTGGCTCGGGTTTGTGCTGTGCCGTCAGTCTCTGGCTGAGGGGTTTGAGGATGTGCGTCCCGAGGGGCACGGAAGGGGACCAGTGCCACCCGCTGAGCCACAAG GTTCCCTACCCTGGCAAAAGGCAGCACCACACGTGCCCCTGCCTCCCCCACTTGGTGTGCACCCGCTACGCTGGAAGCAAATACAGATGCACCGACGACTacaaaaacattgactttcAATAA
- the lamtor5 gene encoding ragulator complex protein LAMTOR5 yields MESTLEQHLDDTMKNPAVVGVLCTDEQGHNLACRGSLSDEHGGVVSVLAKQAAALTRDPTDTPTVCLESDSGNILVRSHGSVTVAVHKISS; encoded by the exons ATGGAGTCGACACTGGAGCAACACCTCGACGACAC CATGAAGAATCCAGCAGTGGTCGGCGTTCTTTGTACGGACGAGCAAGGACACAACCTAGCAT GCCGCGGCTCGCTGTCGGACGAGCACGGAGGCGTGGTGTCCGTTTTGGCCAAGCAGGCCGCCGCGCTCACCAGAGACCCGACGGACACGCCCACTGTGTGCCTGGAGTCCGACTCCGG CAACATTTTGGTGAGGAGTCATGGGAGTGTCACGGTAGCCGTTCACAAGATTTCCTCCTGA
- the LOC133406961 gene encoding uncharacterized protein LOC133406961 isoform X2 yields MAKRKKRKSQVCSVTNRLKMKLLFVVVLLLDIPGSSGLQTVEESGNISLRLDFPPLYSGHVKSCCKVYPSGCQTLLDSTGYTADFLRGRVSVTETNSWIEFKVARVRTGDRGYYRCVLLGTPVYIYADHRFRVSGTLADHGERSRVSLLTRTQSPEWTGTEVPQGHSDPPKTLRTLWTCGAIAVIALSVIVVIVFASVKGALCFTVKNKSKHLGKLGYYYHYLLMDGTLRCEADVLTAQPPCSPAPPVLVRVTFTPISIQNDLWILQSSCLYETIHSFFVLDKSGKTESAKQEATVGETSGVIYTTVDFRSKSIRAPHAGEAEYCTLAIHQ; encoded by the exons atggccaaaagaaaaaagaggaaaagtcaAGTGTGTTCCGTTACTAACAGACTTAAAATGAAGCTGCTGTTTGTTGTCGTTCTCTTATTAG ATATTCCTGGATCGAGCGGCCTGCAGACGGTGGAGGAGTCTGGCAACATTTCCCTGAGACTTGACTTCCCGCCGCTATACAGCGGTCACGTCAAGTCATGCTGCAAGGTGTACCCAAGCGGGTGTCAAACCCTCCTGGACAGCACGGGCTACACCGCCGACTTCCTGAGAGGAAGGGTGAGCGTCACAGAGACAAACAGCTGGATTGAGTTCAAAGTGGCTCGGGTACGGACGGGAGACAGAGGCTACTACAGATGTGTGCTGCTGGGCACTCCCGTCTACATTTATGCTGATCATCGGTTTCGTGTTTCTG GAACCTTAGCTGACCACGGCGAGCGGTCCCGGGTCTCACTGTTGACAAGAACCCAGAGCCCGGAGTGGACTGGAACTGAAGTGCCACAGGGGCACAGTGACCCTCCCAA AACGCTACGGACTCTTTGGACATGTGGCGCCATCGCCGTCATCGCATTGAGTGTCATCGTCGTCATTGTTTTTGCCTCAGTCAAAGGAGCACTTTGCTTCACGGTCAAGAACAAATCTAAACACTTGGGTAAGCttggttattattatcattatttattaatgGACGGAACTCTtcgctgtgaggcagacgtgctaaccgctcAGCCACCTTGCTCCCCAGCACCACCtgtcctcgttagggtcacATTTACACCAATCAGCATTCAAAATGATTTGTGGATTTTGCAGTCTTCCTGCCTTTAtgaaaccattcattcatttttcgtTCTAGACAAGAGTGGAAAAACGGAATCAGCCAAACAAGAGGCCACAGTAGGG GAGACGTCTGGCGTCATCTACACGACAGTAGATTTCCGAAGCAAGTCTATAAGAGCGCCTCACGCTGGTGAGGCGGAGTACTGCACCCTAGCCATCCACCAGTGA
- the LOC133406961 gene encoding uncharacterized protein LOC133406961 isoform X3: MAKRKKRKSQVCSVTNRLKMKLLFVVVLLLDIPGSSGLQTVEESGNISLRLDFPPLYSGHVKSCCKVYPSGCQTLLDSTGYTADFLRGRVSVTETNSWIEFKVARVRTGDRGYYRCVLLGTPVYIYADHRFRVSGTLADHGERSRVSLLTRTQSPEWTGTEVPQGHSDPPNRTLRTLWTCGAIAVIALSVIVVIVFASVKGALCFTVKNKSKHLDKSGKTESAKQEATVGETSGVIYTTVDFRSKSIRAPHAGEAEYCTLAIHQ; the protein is encoded by the exons atggccaaaagaaaaaagaggaaaagtcaAGTGTGTTCCGTTACTAACAGACTTAAAATGAAGCTGCTGTTTGTTGTCGTTCTCTTATTAG ATATTCCTGGATCGAGCGGCCTGCAGACGGTGGAGGAGTCTGGCAACATTTCCCTGAGACTTGACTTCCCGCCGCTATACAGCGGTCACGTCAAGTCATGCTGCAAGGTGTACCCAAGCGGGTGTCAAACCCTCCTGGACAGCACGGGCTACACCGCCGACTTCCTGAGAGGAAGGGTGAGCGTCACAGAGACAAACAGCTGGATTGAGTTCAAAGTGGCTCGGGTACGGACGGGAGACAGAGGCTACTACAGATGTGTGCTGCTGGGCACTCCCGTCTACATTTATGCTGATCATCGGTTTCGTGTTTCTG GAACCTTAGCTGACCACGGCGAGCGGTCCCGGGTCTCACTGTTGACAAGAACCCAGAGCCCGGAGTGGACTGGAACTGAAGTGCCACAGGGGCACAGTGACCCTCCCAA TAGAACGCTACGGACTCTTTGGACATGTGGCGCCATCGCCGTCATCGCATTGAGTGTCATCGTCGTCATTGTTTTTGCCTCAGTCAAAGGAGCACTTTGCTTCACGGTCAAGAACAAATCTAAACACTTGG ACAAGAGTGGAAAAACGGAATCAGCCAAACAAGAGGCCACAGTAGGG GAGACGTCTGGCGTCATCTACACGACAGTAGATTTCCGAAGCAAGTCTATAAGAGCGCCTCACGCTGGTGAGGCGGAGTACTGCACCCTAGCCATCCACCAGTGA